A single region of the Maylandia zebra isolate NMK-2024a linkage group LG17, Mzebra_GT3a, whole genome shotgun sequence genome encodes:
- the znf800b gene encoding zinc finger protein 800b isoform X2, with amino-acid sequence MSFANHPVPFASQPAASHAHGGRWSCKWRLCVCADAAPAEREPIDTDSGGNNRRALSLSSSAPTWISYKHGRSRRLFEMVMFPSLSLGCFSYRFLIWTPQCCKNGLQVYAGSERVGQQASLGSMVKAQKSAGRKSSNCPRRQSGVQPEMEGGQLHSDTQHQQVQPRHGDQCSDQLHLQTSASAEALPVKWDQKETPVDVQERGNSAGQHQGLCVEPGDPPLLQQPLQTSKSGIQQIIECFRSGTSQLKHMLLREVDTIFECKLCRSLFRGLPNLITHKEYYCLSRLPESDGSSGDDRQSVAMKDLLDAIYPRADRPDYVVRLEPIQTTTKAVFQYLTTEEELARFPSHTPSARESPVNWEGESMESVENNQANQTAGPESHNSPGHNQGQRRWEPEEEAKEEQPPPEDEGSNSGVEDVTISCCLCGQDFNSRRSIRRHCRKMHQTKLEELRKFTETRTVPTSLLSMVKGRPRTLSTPTGKSCPVCLKTFATKANVRRHFDEVHRGLRRDTITPSIASRPGQPFSLEVTPPRKSSNASPTRGHSSKSTPVNSKTSSSNQNQAKPQTQLPASTQANSASCRCTLCKRNYSSQLMLKRHMRIVHKIYSMKSSKSSSTATSTAAAATSNSSSTNLSVSNNVRVKEEAVEPSDEEDDEDIVSSPAPSPSDSTGTAKGVSVAHNATKVKEEEAPSSPKMTSLSSSSSRGGNACSGSMATKMTKLSVGFDFKQLFCKLCKRQFSSRQNLTKHIELHTDGNDIFIKFYRCPLCRYESRRKRDVLRHVTVVHKKSSTYLAKIMPKLESRAVKRLAEVVLNNSNKRTGSSVKEEVNGRHASSSSSPSPPVTRKQECSTTGPTASSASSSSAPPPAPVTRKQQELSSTVFTPSPPVTRKQERQQTHQHHPISPPLTRRSEKHTHQRNNSSSSTNTNTTTSSSPSNQTPHTRRHDAQSESSTGTSSTEVRVTKNFSLHACDQCGRAFAKKLYLESHKRSHRNATTAAASRRKGVSTRSKSLVW; translated from the exons TTTTCTTACAGATTCTTGATTTGGACACCACAGTGTTGCAaaaatgg GTTACAGGTGTATGCTGGTAGTGAACGTGTGGGGCAGCAGGCCAGTCTTGGCAGCATGGTGAAGGCCCAGAAGTCAGCTGGGAGGAAGAGCTCTAACTGTCCCCGCAGACAG AGTGGTGTTCAGCCAGAGATGGAGGGAGGCCAACTCCATTCGGACACCCAACATCAACAGGTGCAACCCAGACATGGAGATCAGTGCTCTGATCAGCTTCATCTTCAGACCTCTGCTTCAGCTGAGGCGCTGCCGGTGAAATGGGACCAGAAGGAAACTCCAGTGGATGTTCAGGAAAGGGGCAACTCTGCTGGACAGCACCAGG gtCTCTGTGTGGAGCCGGGTGATCCTCCTCTGCTCCAGCAGCCTCTGCAGACCTCCAAGTCTGGGATTCAGCAGATAATTGAATGCTTCCGTTCtg GCACCAGCCAGCTAAAACACATGCTGCTAAGGGAGGTGGACACCATCTTTGAGTGTAAACTGTGCCGCAGTCTGTTCAGAGGCCTGCCCAACCTCATCACACATAAGGAGTACTACTGCCTATCACGCCTGCCTGAATCTGATG GTTCATCAGGTGATGACAGGCAGAGTGTTGCCATGAAGGATTTACTGGATGCTATCTATCCACGAGCCGATCGGCCAGATTACGTAGTCCGACTGGAGCCCATTCAGACCACCACAAAGGCTGTGTTTCAGTACCTCACCACAGAGGAGGAGCTTGCTCGGTTTCCATCACACACACCCAG TGCCAGAGAGAGTCCAGTAAATTGGGAGGGCGAATCAATGGAAAGTGTGGAGAATAACCAGGCAAACCAGACAGCTGGACCAGAAAGCCACAACAGCCCAGGACACAACCAGGGACAGAGGAGATGGGAGCCTGAAGAGGAGGCTAAAGAGGAGCAGCCACCGCCTGAGGATGAGGGGTCCAACAGTGGG GTtgaagatgtgacaatctcctgTTGTCTTTGCGGTCAAGACTTCAACTCGCGCCGCAGCATCAGACGCCACTGCCGCAAAATGCACCAGACAAAACTCGAGGAACTCAGAAAGTTTACAGAGACACGCACAGTTCCTACGAGCTTGCTGTCCATGGTGAAAG GTCGGCCGAGGACACTCAGCACACCTACTGGAAAGTCATGTCCAGTGTGCCTCAAAACCTTCGCTACCAAAGCTAATGTGCGACGCCACTTTGATGAGGTGCATCGTGGTCTGCGAAGGGACACCATCACACCCAGCATAGCCTCACGTCCCGGCCAGCCCTTCTCACTGGAAGTCACGCCTCCCAGAAAGAGCAGCAATGCCTCGCCAACACGTGGCCACAGCTCCAAGTCCACCCCTGTGAACTCTAAAACATCATCTTCAAACCAAAACCAAGCCAAACCTCAGACTCAGCTCCCGGCCTCGACACAGGCAAACTCGGCATCATGCCGCTGCACGCTCTGCAAGAGGAATTACAGCTCACAG CTCATGTTGAAGAGGCACATGCGTATAGTCCACAAGATATACAGCATGAAAAGCAGCAAGTCTTCTAGTACAGCAACGTCCACCGCTGCAGCAGCCACttccaacagcagcagcactaaCTTGTCTGTCAGCAACAATGTCAGGGTTAAGGAGGAAGCAGTGGAGCCCTCGGATGAAGAAGACGACGAGGACATTGTCAGCAGTCCAGCACCTTCTCCTAGTGACAGCACTGGCACAGCTAAAGGAGTTTCTGTGGCACACAATGCCACGAAGGTGAAGGAGGAAGAGGCCCCGTCAAGCCCAAAAATgacatcattatcatcatcatcctcccgTGGGGGAAACGCGTGTAGTGGCAGCATGGCCACCAAAATGACGAAACTGTCAGTGGGCTTTGACTTTAAGCAGCTCTTCTGCAAGCTGTGCAAACGACAGTTCAGCTCACGTCAGAACTTAACAAAACACATTGAGCTGCACACAGACGGCAACGACATCTTCATTAAGTTCTACCGCTGCCCTCTCTGTCGCTACGAGTCGCGTCGCAAGCGCGACGTCTTGCGTCACGTGACCGTAGTTCACAAGAAGTCATCCACGTACCTCGCCAAGATCATGCCCAAACTGGAGAGTAGGGCAGTGAAGAGGCTAGCAGAGGTAGTCCTCAACAATTCGAACAAGAGGACAGGCAGCAGCGTCAAAGAGGAAGTGAACGGACGTCACGCTTCGTCGTCTTCCTCCCCCTCACCTCCCGTCACCCGTAAGCAAGAGTGCTCCACAACTGGCCCAACAGCCTCTtcagcctcctcttcctctgccccacctCCAGCCCCCGTCACTCGTAAACAACAGGAGCTGTCGTCGACAGTCTTCACCCCGTCCCCTCCCGTCACCCGTAAGCAAGAGAGACAGCAGACCCATCAGCACCACCCCATCAGCCCCCCGCTGACCCGCCGCAgcgaaaaacacacacaccaacgcaacaactcctcctcctccaccaacaCCAACACCACCACCTCTTCCTCACCCAGCAACCAAACCCCACACACGCGGCGACATGACGCCCAGTCAGAGAGCAGCACGGGGACATCGTCCACTGAAGTCAGAGTGACAAAGAATTTCTCCCTTCACGCTTGTGACCAGTGTGGACGGGCCTTTGCTAAGAAG TTGTACCTGGAGTCACATAAGCGAAGCCATCGTAACGCAACGACAGCAGCAGCCAGCAGGAGGAAAGGAGTCAGCACCCGCTCCAAATccctggtctggtga
- the znf800b gene encoding zinc finger protein 800b isoform X1: MSFANHPVPFASQPAASHAHGGRWSCKWRLCVCADAAPAEREPIDTDSGGNNRRALSLSSSAPTWISYKHGRSRRLFEMVMFPSLSLGCFSYRFLIWTPQCCKNGLQVYAGSERVGQQASLGSMVKAQKSAGRKSSNCPRRQSGVQPEMEGGQLHSDTQHQQVQPRHGDQCSDQLHLQTSASAEALPVKWDQKETPVDVQERGNSAGQHQGKPLWKPIPPLLPEPHRNTTTQTRDQSCQTEEQFLQTSACKHGQNTGLCVEPGDPPLLQQPLQTSKSGIQQIIECFRSGTSQLKHMLLREVDTIFECKLCRSLFRGLPNLITHKEYYCLSRLPESDGSSGDDRQSVAMKDLLDAIYPRADRPDYVVRLEPIQTTTKAVFQYLTTEEELARFPSHTPSARESPVNWEGESMESVENNQANQTAGPESHNSPGHNQGQRRWEPEEEAKEEQPPPEDEGSNSGVEDVTISCCLCGQDFNSRRSIRRHCRKMHQTKLEELRKFTETRTVPTSLLSMVKGRPRTLSTPTGKSCPVCLKTFATKANVRRHFDEVHRGLRRDTITPSIASRPGQPFSLEVTPPRKSSNASPTRGHSSKSTPVNSKTSSSNQNQAKPQTQLPASTQANSASCRCTLCKRNYSSQLMLKRHMRIVHKIYSMKSSKSSSTATSTAAAATSNSSSTNLSVSNNVRVKEEAVEPSDEEDDEDIVSSPAPSPSDSTGTAKGVSVAHNATKVKEEEAPSSPKMTSLSSSSSRGGNACSGSMATKMTKLSVGFDFKQLFCKLCKRQFSSRQNLTKHIELHTDGNDIFIKFYRCPLCRYESRRKRDVLRHVTVVHKKSSTYLAKIMPKLESRAVKRLAEVVLNNSNKRTGSSVKEEVNGRHASSSSSPSPPVTRKQECSTTGPTASSASSSSAPPPAPVTRKQQELSSTVFTPSPPVTRKQERQQTHQHHPISPPLTRRSEKHTHQRNNSSSSTNTNTTTSSSPSNQTPHTRRHDAQSESSTGTSSTEVRVTKNFSLHACDQCGRAFAKKLYLESHKRSHRNATTAAASRRKGVSTRSKSLVW; encoded by the exons TTTTCTTACAGATTCTTGATTTGGACACCACAGTGTTGCAaaaatgg GTTACAGGTGTATGCTGGTAGTGAACGTGTGGGGCAGCAGGCCAGTCTTGGCAGCATGGTGAAGGCCCAGAAGTCAGCTGGGAGGAAGAGCTCTAACTGTCCCCGCAGACAG AGTGGTGTTCAGCCAGAGATGGAGGGAGGCCAACTCCATTCGGACACCCAACATCAACAGGTGCAACCCAGACATGGAGATCAGTGCTCTGATCAGCTTCATCTTCAGACCTCTGCTTCAGCTGAGGCGCTGCCGGTGAAATGGGACCAGAAGGAAACTCCAGTGGATGTTCAGGAAAGGGGCAACTCTGCTGGACAGCACCAGGGTaagcctctgtggaagcccatTCCCCCTCTACTGCCTGAGCCTCATAGGAACACTACCACTCAGACCAGGGACCAGAGCTGCCAGACTGAGGAGCAGTTTCTGCAGACGAGTGCCTGCAAACATGGCCAGAACACAG gtCTCTGTGTGGAGCCGGGTGATCCTCCTCTGCTCCAGCAGCCTCTGCAGACCTCCAAGTCTGGGATTCAGCAGATAATTGAATGCTTCCGTTCtg GCACCAGCCAGCTAAAACACATGCTGCTAAGGGAGGTGGACACCATCTTTGAGTGTAAACTGTGCCGCAGTCTGTTCAGAGGCCTGCCCAACCTCATCACACATAAGGAGTACTACTGCCTATCACGCCTGCCTGAATCTGATG GTTCATCAGGTGATGACAGGCAGAGTGTTGCCATGAAGGATTTACTGGATGCTATCTATCCACGAGCCGATCGGCCAGATTACGTAGTCCGACTGGAGCCCATTCAGACCACCACAAAGGCTGTGTTTCAGTACCTCACCACAGAGGAGGAGCTTGCTCGGTTTCCATCACACACACCCAG TGCCAGAGAGAGTCCAGTAAATTGGGAGGGCGAATCAATGGAAAGTGTGGAGAATAACCAGGCAAACCAGACAGCTGGACCAGAAAGCCACAACAGCCCAGGACACAACCAGGGACAGAGGAGATGGGAGCCTGAAGAGGAGGCTAAAGAGGAGCAGCCACCGCCTGAGGATGAGGGGTCCAACAGTGGG GTtgaagatgtgacaatctcctgTTGTCTTTGCGGTCAAGACTTCAACTCGCGCCGCAGCATCAGACGCCACTGCCGCAAAATGCACCAGACAAAACTCGAGGAACTCAGAAAGTTTACAGAGACACGCACAGTTCCTACGAGCTTGCTGTCCATGGTGAAAG GTCGGCCGAGGACACTCAGCACACCTACTGGAAAGTCATGTCCAGTGTGCCTCAAAACCTTCGCTACCAAAGCTAATGTGCGACGCCACTTTGATGAGGTGCATCGTGGTCTGCGAAGGGACACCATCACACCCAGCATAGCCTCACGTCCCGGCCAGCCCTTCTCACTGGAAGTCACGCCTCCCAGAAAGAGCAGCAATGCCTCGCCAACACGTGGCCACAGCTCCAAGTCCACCCCTGTGAACTCTAAAACATCATCTTCAAACCAAAACCAAGCCAAACCTCAGACTCAGCTCCCGGCCTCGACACAGGCAAACTCGGCATCATGCCGCTGCACGCTCTGCAAGAGGAATTACAGCTCACAG CTCATGTTGAAGAGGCACATGCGTATAGTCCACAAGATATACAGCATGAAAAGCAGCAAGTCTTCTAGTACAGCAACGTCCACCGCTGCAGCAGCCACttccaacagcagcagcactaaCTTGTCTGTCAGCAACAATGTCAGGGTTAAGGAGGAAGCAGTGGAGCCCTCGGATGAAGAAGACGACGAGGACATTGTCAGCAGTCCAGCACCTTCTCCTAGTGACAGCACTGGCACAGCTAAAGGAGTTTCTGTGGCACACAATGCCACGAAGGTGAAGGAGGAAGAGGCCCCGTCAAGCCCAAAAATgacatcattatcatcatcatcctcccgTGGGGGAAACGCGTGTAGTGGCAGCATGGCCACCAAAATGACGAAACTGTCAGTGGGCTTTGACTTTAAGCAGCTCTTCTGCAAGCTGTGCAAACGACAGTTCAGCTCACGTCAGAACTTAACAAAACACATTGAGCTGCACACAGACGGCAACGACATCTTCATTAAGTTCTACCGCTGCCCTCTCTGTCGCTACGAGTCGCGTCGCAAGCGCGACGTCTTGCGTCACGTGACCGTAGTTCACAAGAAGTCATCCACGTACCTCGCCAAGATCATGCCCAAACTGGAGAGTAGGGCAGTGAAGAGGCTAGCAGAGGTAGTCCTCAACAATTCGAACAAGAGGACAGGCAGCAGCGTCAAAGAGGAAGTGAACGGACGTCACGCTTCGTCGTCTTCCTCCCCCTCACCTCCCGTCACCCGTAAGCAAGAGTGCTCCACAACTGGCCCAACAGCCTCTtcagcctcctcttcctctgccccacctCCAGCCCCCGTCACTCGTAAACAACAGGAGCTGTCGTCGACAGTCTTCACCCCGTCCCCTCCCGTCACCCGTAAGCAAGAGAGACAGCAGACCCATCAGCACCACCCCATCAGCCCCCCGCTGACCCGCCGCAgcgaaaaacacacacaccaacgcaacaactcctcctcctccaccaacaCCAACACCACCACCTCTTCCTCACCCAGCAACCAAACCCCACACACGCGGCGACATGACGCCCAGTCAGAGAGCAGCACGGGGACATCGTCCACTGAAGTCAGAGTGACAAAGAATTTCTCCCTTCACGCTTGTGACCAGTGTGGACGGGCCTTTGCTAAGAAG TTGTACCTGGAGTCACATAAGCGAAGCCATCGTAACGCAACGACAGCAGCAGCCAGCAGGAGGAAAGGAGTCAGCACCCGCTCCAAATccctggtctggtga